Within the Pseudonocardia alni genome, the region GGAGAAGGCCACGGCCGCGGTGACCGGCATCGACTTCGGCCTGTCCGGGCTGGACCCGGCCGAGGAGGAGCAGCTGACCGCGCTGCTGCGCTCGGTGCGCCGCGCCGCCGGCGACTTCGCCTGATCCGCGCACCTCAGCCGGCCCGTCTCCGCCGTCGCGGCCCGCCCGGTGGCGGACCGCCGTGTCCCGGGCCGCGCCAGTTGCGCATCACCGATCCGCGGGGCGGCCGGGGCCACAGCATCCGCCGCACCGCGGCCCGCCCGGCCAGCGCTCCGCTGAGGCCGGACAGACCCACGCACGCCAGGTAGTCGATGAGGTCCACGGGCACGCTCCGGAGGATTCGGGGGTGGTGGTGACGCAGGTTGCGTCAACGGTGTTGACCCTACGACGGGGCACCGACAGAATCGGTCGCGTGCACGCTCCACCGCCCTCTGCCGACCGGCCCTCCCCCGCCCGGCCCGGTACCGGCGCGGCGCTGCGGGCGGCGCGCGACCGGCGGGGCTGGTCCCAGTCCGAGGCGGCCCGCGCGCTGGCCGCGCTCGTCGCCGGGAGCGGCGGCACCGCGCGGGCCGCGAGCCTGAAGACCCAGCTGTCGCGCTGGGAGAACGGCCACGCCGTCCCGGACGCCGCGCACCGCGCACTCCTGGCCGAGCTGTACGACAGCACCCCCGCCGGGCTCGGCCTCGCCGACGCGACCGGACCGGACCCCCTCGACGGGGCGGCGCGGCTGCGTGCGGCGCTGGAACGGGCCGCGGCCGTCGGGGAGGAGGAGCTGGACCTGCTGCGCGCCCAGTGGGCCGCCACCACCGCGCTGGACGACCGGCTGGGCACGGCCGCCGCCCACGACGCGGTGGCCGCCGTGGTCGCCCAGCTGCGCGAGCCGGCCGCGCACGCGCGGGACCCGCGCCGGGTGCGGGCGCTCACCGGGCTGCTCGCCGCGGCCGCGCTGCGGCTCGGGGACCAGGAACGCGACCGTGCCGCCCCGGACCGGGCGTGGGCGGCCTACGTCGAGGCGGAGTCCGCCGCCCTGCGAGCCGGTGACCCGGGCACCGCGGACGAGGCCCGGCACCGGCGGGAGCGGCTGCTGGCCGAGCTGCCGGCCGTCGACGCGCAGGACGGTGCTCCGGATCCGGTCGGAGCGCACGGCGCCACCGGACGGCGCGCGACCACCTCGACGGGCGCCGCCGGGCCCGGGGATGCCGCCCCCGGGGGCGAGGCCGGACACAGCGGCGGGACCGGACGGGCCGGCCCCGGGCCCTGCCCGACCATCGACGTCCACACCGCCCCCGCGTGGCTCACCGTCGCCGACGGCCCGCCGCAGAGCCCGGTCCGCGAGCGCACCGACCTCGCCCTGGACGAGGTGCTCGCCGCCCTGCGCGACGGCGACGGCCCCGCCGCGCGGGCCGCCCACGCCCGGGCCCGGGCACTCGCCCTGCGCAGCGGGTCGCAGCGCGTCCTCGACCGGCTCGCGACGCTGCCCGGGGCCACGCCCCCCTGACCGGGGGGGGGCATCGGCTCAGCCCGACTGTTCCAGCAGCTCGTCGGCGGCGGCCCACGGGTCCAGCTCGCCGCCCAGCACCCGCTCGGTGAGGGTGTCGAGCGCGTCGCCGCCACGCACCCGTTCCATCCGGGCCCGGACCTGTTCCATCCCGATGCCCTCGATCTCACGGCGCGCCCGCTCGCGGCGCCGCCGCTCCCGTTCACCGGACTTCTCGGCCCAGGCGAGGTGCTCGTCGAGGGCGTCGGCGACGGCCCCGATCCCCTCCGAGCGGGACGCGACCGTCGAGAGCACCGGCGGCTCCCACGGCTCGGTGCCGATGCTCGTTCCGCCTGCGCTCCTCTCGGCACCGTCCGGAATGCGCAGGTGCAGCATGTTCCGCAGCTCCCGCACCGTGCGGCGGGCCCCCTCGCGGTCGGCCTTGTTGACCACGAAGACGTCGCCGATCTCCAGGATCCCGGCCTTGGCCGCCTGGATGCCGTCGCCCATCCCGGGCGCGAGCAGCACGACGGTGCTGTCGGCGAGCCCGACGATCTCCACCTCGGACTGCCCGACACCGACGGTCTCGATCAGCACGACGTCGCAGCCCGCGGCGTCGAGTACCCGCAGGGCCTGCGGCGTCGCCCAGGACAGCCCGCCCAGGTGCCCGCGGGTGGCCATCGACCGGATGAAGACGCCGTCGTCGTCGGCGTGGTCGCCCATCCGCACCCGGTCGCCCAGCAGCGCCCCGCCGCTGAACGGTGAGGACGGGTCCACCGCCAGCACCCCGACCCGGCGTCCGCGCGTCCGCAGCTCGGTGACCAGCGCCGACGTCGACGTCGACTTGCCCACCCCCGGGGACCCGGTCAGCCCGACGACGTGCGCGCGCCCGGTGTGCGGCGACAGCGCCGCCGACACCTCCCGCAGCTGCGGGCCGGCGTTCTCCACCATCGAGATGAGCCGGGCGACGGCGAGCTGCTCGCCGCGGCGAGCGCGTTCCACGAGTTCGCGGGGGTCCGGCGGTCCGGGCACGGTCGGCCTCCTTGTCGGGGAGCGGATGCACGTCGGCCCCCGCCGAGGCGGGGGCCGACGTGCATCACACGGGGATCAGGCCTGGGGGACGCGCACGATCAGCGCGTCGCCCTGGCCACCGCCGCCGCACAGCGCGGCCGCACCGACGCCGCCGCCGCGCGCCTTGAGCGCGAGCGCCAGGTGCAGCGCGATCCGCGCGCCGGACATGCCGATCGGGTGGCCGAGGGCGATGGCGCCGCCGTCGACGTTCACCTTCTCCTCGTCGATGCCGAGCTTGCGGGCGGAGACGATGCCGACCGCGGCGAAGGCCTCGTTGATCTCGACGAGGTCGAGGTCGGCGGGCTGGATGCCCTCCTTCTCGCACGCCTTGGCGATCGCGTTCGCGGGCTGCTCGTGGAGCGAGGCGTCCGGACCGGCGACGACGCCGTGGGCGCCGATCTCGGCGATCCAGTCCAGGCCCAGCTCCTCGGCCTTGGCCTTGCTCATCACGACCACGGCGGCCGCGCCGTCGGAGATCTGGGAGGCCGACCCCGCGGTGATGGTGCCGTCGGCGGCGAAGGCGGGCCGGAGCTTGCCGAGGCTCTCGGCGGTGGTGTCGCCGCGCACGCCCTCGTCGGTCGAGAAGACGACCGGGTCGCCCTTGCGCTGCGGGATCTCGACCGGGGCGATCTCCTGGTCGAACGTGCCGTCCTGCGCGGCGCGGGCGGCGCGCTGGTGCGAGCGGGCGGAGAAGGCGTCCTGCTCCTCGCGGGTCAGGCCGTAGCGCTCGTTGTACTTCTCGGTGGAGGCACCCATCGCGACCTGGTCGAACGCGCAGAACAGACCGTCGTAGGCCATGTGGTCGGTGAGAGTGGCGTCACCGAACTTGGTGCCCTCGCGGGACTTGGTGAGCAGGTGCGGGGCCTGGGTCATCGACTCCTGGCCACCGGCGACGACGATGTCGAACTCGCCGGCGCGGATGAGCTGGTCGGCCAGCGCGATGGCGTCGACGCCGGACAGGCAGACCTTGTTGATGGTCAGCGCCGGGACGTCCATCGGGATGCCGGCCTCGACGGCGGCCTGACGCGCCGGGATCTGTCCCGCGCCGGCGGTGAGGACCTGACCCATGATCGTGTACTGGACCTGGTCGGGGGCCACACCGGCGCGCTCGAGCGCGGCCTTGATGGCCACGCCGCCCAGCTGGGCCCCGGAGAAGCCCTTCAGGGAGCCGAGCAGACGGCCCATCGGGGTGCGGGCGCCGGCGACGATCACGGTTCCGGACACGGGGTCCTCCATCAGGCTTCGTTGTCAGGTGGGCCGCCACCATACCCACGGCCACGACCCGTCCGGACGCACCGAACGGTGGGGGTGACCAGTGGCACAGGCACCTACCGACGAGTAGAACCGGTAGCTTCTGCCCCCATGACGACAACCGAGGACGCCCTGTCGCCGCTGGTCCTGGCCGTGGACCACGTGGGCATCGCGGTGCCCGACCTGGACGAGGCCATCCGCTGGTACGCGGAGAACCTGGGCCTGGTCGCGGTGCACACCGAGACCAACACCGAGCAGGGCGTGCGCGAGGCCATGCTCGGGGCGCCCGGCGAGGCGGCCGGCGCCACGAAGGTGCAGCTGCTCGCCCCGCTGAACGAGGACTCCACGATCGCGAAGTTCATCGGGCGCAACGGCCCGGGGCTGCAGCAGGTCGCCTACCGGGTCACCGACGTCGCCGCCGCGGCG harbors:
- a CDS encoding acetyl-CoA C-acetyltransferase, producing MSGTVIVAGARTPMGRLLGSLKGFSGAQLGGVAIKAALERAGVAPDQVQYTIMGQVLTAGAGQIPARQAAVEAGIPMDVPALTINKVCLSGVDAIALADQLIRAGEFDIVVAGGQESMTQAPHLLTKSREGTKFGDATLTDHMAYDGLFCAFDQVAMGASTEKYNERYGLTREEQDAFSARSHQRAARAAQDGTFDQEIAPVEIPQRKGDPVVFSTDEGVRGDTTAESLGKLRPAFAADGTITAGSASQISDGAAAVVVMSKAKAEELGLDWIAEIGAHGVVAGPDASLHEQPANAIAKACEKEGIQPADLDLVEINEAFAAVGIVSARKLGIDEEKVNVDGGAIALGHPIGMSGARIALHLALALKARGGGVGAAALCGGGGQGDALIVRVPQA
- the mce gene encoding methylmalonyl-CoA epimerase, encoding MTTTEDALSPLVLAVDHVGIAVPDLDEAIRWYAENLGLVAVHTETNTEQGVREAMLGAPGEAAGATKVQLLAPLNEDSTIAKFIGRNGPGLQQVAYRVTDVAAAADALRAKGLRLLYDAPRRGTSNSKVNFVHPKDAGGVLVELVEPAADAH
- the meaB gene encoding methylmalonyl Co-A mutase-associated GTPase MeaB, with protein sequence MPGPPDPRELVERARRGEQLAVARLISMVENAGPQLREVSAALSPHTGRAHVVGLTGSPGVGKSTSTSALVTELRTRGRRVGVLAVDPSSPFSGGALLGDRVRMGDHADDDGVFIRSMATRGHLGGLSWATPQALRVLDAAGCDVVLIETVGVGQSEVEIVGLADSTVVLLAPGMGDGIQAAKAGILEIGDVFVVNKADREGARRTVRELRNMLHLRIPDGAERSAGGTSIGTEPWEPPVLSTVASRSEGIGAVADALDEHLAWAEKSGERERRRRERARREIEGIGMEQVRARMERVRGGDALDTLTERVLGGELDPWAAADELLEQSG